The Saprospiraceae bacterium genome includes a window with the following:
- a CDS encoding acyl-CoA dehydrogenase, translating into MMAEYMCMDTLKFLLFDVHKVDDLLKYERFADFNKESFDLLLDSAKSWADQDFYPYYKEMDEKPVYYKDGKVYSHPILKKIFKDAGDNGWLGMYFDQADGGIQLPHSLANATNHIIEAANNHIPGYLGLTSGAAHLIASFGTQSLKDTYIPPMLSGKWSGTMALTEPQCGSSLSDIVTSAKPNSDGSYRINGQKIFISGGDHEATDNFVHLTLARIEGAPSGTKGISLFVVPKYRPEADGNLTYNDVQAVSDFQKMGQRGYSTVHLVYGEQGDCHGYLVGEQNMGLKYMFQMMNGARIDVGMTAASTAIAAYYASLQYAKERPQGRKILNTGKKDPSEGQTLIINHPDVRRMLLLQKAITEGSLSLLLECSLYSDLAHVEEGEAKQEYHELLELLTPIAKTYPSEMGRVSINNGLQVLGGYGYCMDFPLQQYLRDIRIMSIYEGTTGIQSLDLLGRKVTHNNGRALQFLTQKIMQTIESAGNYNSLKPYADQLQKRLGEVQKALEYLIPYAMKGDFENFLADATIFMEMTSNVVVGYQWLKMATTAEECLSGETMSYEKSFYESKIHTMKFYFKYELPKVRACLDTLLSSDKLTLQDDLKTDFF; encoded by the coding sequence ATTATGGCTGAATATATGTGTATGGACACCCTGAAGTTTCTGCTTTTTGATGTGCACAAAGTGGATGACTTACTGAAATACGAACGATTTGCTGATTTCAACAAAGAGTCATTTGATTTACTGCTTGATTCTGCCAAATCCTGGGCGGACCAGGATTTTTATCCGTATTATAAAGAAATGGACGAAAAACCGGTGTACTACAAGGATGGCAAAGTGTATTCGCATCCGATTCTGAAAAAAATATTTAAAGACGCCGGTGATAACGGTTGGCTGGGCATGTATTTTGATCAGGCTGATGGCGGTATTCAATTACCTCACAGCTTAGCCAACGCAACCAATCATATCATCGAAGCTGCAAATAATCATATTCCCGGTTATCTCGGATTGACATCGGGTGCAGCTCACCTTATCGCTTCTTTCGGTACGCAATCTTTGAAGGATACATACATCCCGCCAATGCTGTCCGGAAAATGGAGCGGAACGATGGCACTCACCGAACCACAATGCGGAAGCTCACTTTCTGATATTGTGACTTCAGCAAAACCCAATAGCGACGGATCTTATCGTATCAACGGACAGAAGATATTTATTTCCGGCGGCGATCACGAAGCAACAGACAATTTTGTTCATCTGACGCTGGCACGTATAGAAGGTGCACCATCCGGTACAAAAGGCATCTCTCTTTTTGTAGTGCCTAAATACAGACCGGAAGCAGATGGAAATCTCACTTACAATGATGTGCAGGCTGTATCCGATTTTCAGAAAATGGGACAACGTGGTTACAGTACCGTGCATCTGGTGTATGGGGAGCAGGGAGATTGTCACGGTTATCTCGTGGGAGAGCAGAATATGGGTTTGAAATATATGTTTCAGATGATGAATGGAGCACGTATCGATGTAGGGATGACTGCAGCATCTACCGCAATCGCTGCTTATTATGCTTCTCTCCAATACGCAAAAGAAAGACCGCAAGGCAGGAAAATACTCAATACGGGAAAAAAAGACCCTTCTGAAGGTCAAACCTTAATCATCAATCACCCGGATGTGAGGAGAATGCTTTTGCTTCAGAAAGCTATCACGGAAGGTTCGTTGAGTCTGTTACTGGAATGTTCCTTGTACAGTGATCTGGCGCATGTAGAAGAAGGGGAAGCCAAACAGGAATATCATGAACTGCTGGAGTTACTCACACCTATCGCCAAAACTTACCCTTCTGAAATGGGACGCGTATCTATCAACAATGGCCTTCAGGTATTGGGCGGATATGGCTATTGTATGGATTTTCCATTACAGCAATATCTGAGAGATATCAGAATCATGTCTATCTATGAAGGTACAACAGGTATTCAGTCACTCGATTTACTGGGCCGCAAAGTGACACACAATAACGGAAGGGCACTCCAATTTCTGACACAAAAAATAATGCAAACTATCGAAAGTGCCGGAAATTATAACAGCCTGAAGCCTTATGCGGACCAATTGCAAAAACGACTCGGTGAAGTACAAAAAGCACTCGAATATCTGATCCCGTATGCCATGAAAGGCGATTTTGAAAACTTCCTGGCGGATGCCACGATTTTTATGGAGATGACATCCAATGTTGTGGTAGGATATCAATGGTTAAAAATGGCAACCACCGCTGAAGAATGTCTGTCAGGTGAAACAATGTCTTATGAAAAATCATTTTATGAAAGTAAAATACATACTATGAAGTTTTATTTTAAGTACGAATTGCCGAAAGTCAGAGCTTGTCTGGACACTTTGTTATCATCCGATAAGCTGACACTTCAGGACGATTTAAAAACAGATTTTTTTTAA
- a CDS encoding SCP2 sterol-binding domain-containing protein: protein MSIESILSAITAQAANVAPFGAKLKFVLGDDVILIDGTGDSNIVSQNDEEAACTISTDTDTFMQLKNGDLNPMMAVMSGKVKIKGDMGLAMKLQSLI, encoded by the coding sequence ATGAGTATTGAATCTATTTTATCCGCTATAACAGCACAAGCTGCCAATGTTGCACCTTTTGGAGCGAAACTCAAATTTGTTCTGGGCGATGATGTCATCCTGATAGACGGTACAGGGGACTCCAATATTGTAAGTCAGAATGATGAAGAAGCTGCCTGTACAATCAGCACCGACACGGATACATTTATGCAACTAAAAAACGGTGATCTTAACCCTATGATGGCAGTTATGTCCGGAAAAGTAAAAATAAAAGGCGACATGGGTCTGGCAATGAAGTTACAGTCGTTGATATAA
- a CDS encoding T9SS type A sorting domain-containing protein yields MRLSPDGCLNDACDHLQKYWHFPEPIVATTDLEINRLSIYPNPGSDFIQVTIDEQMQFPIRYELLDLSGQRIEIGTLATQDHFSIEAGWLHEGIYILRIMDKAGKVW; encoded by the coding sequence ATGCGGCTTAGTCCGGATGGTTGCCTCAATGATGCCTGCGATCATTTGCAGAAATACTGGCATTTTCCGGAACCTATTGTTGCTACAACAGATTTGGAAATAAACAGACTTTCTATCTATCCCAATCCCGGAAGTGATTTCATACAAGTGACCATCGATGAACAGATGCAGTTTCCTATACGTTACGAACTTCTCGACTTAAGTGGACAACGAATCGAAATTGGGACATTAGCTACTCAGGACCATTTCAGTATAGAAGCGGGTTGGCTGCATGAAGGTATATACATTTTACGCATCATGGATAAAGCAGGAAAAGTATGGTAA
- the glpK gene encoding glycerol kinase GlpK: MPQYILALDQGTTSSRAIIFDKEGLIISVAQKEFTQIFPESGWVEHDANEIWSTQMGVAAEAVTKAGLTIQQIAAIGITNQRETTVVWDKTTGQPVCNAIVWQDRRTADFCDQLKNEGKSDTIKEKTGLIIDAYFSASKLKWILDHMEGVRQKAEKGEICFGTIDSWLVWKLTNGQVHVTDVSNASRTMLCNIHTLEWDSELLEMFDIPESVLPQIRSSSEIYGYTQNILTSVNIPIAGIAGDQQSALFGQMCIRDGMVKNTYGTGCFMLMHTGTKAVPSQNQLLTTVAWQINGVTEYALEGSVFIAGAVVQWLRDGLKIIRTSGDIERLAAEVTDNGGIYVVPAFTGLGAPYWNQYAKGTITGITRSTTSGHIARAALESIAYQTKDVLKAMEADSGIAIRELRVDGGATVNDFLMQFQSDILNCKVNRPMTTETTALGAAYLAGLAIGFWDSRENILNQWKSERIFTPDITENQRKELDKGWHNAVRAALYMTETD, encoded by the coding sequence ATGCCACAATACATCCTCGCTTTAGACCAGGGAACTACCAGTAGTCGTGCCATTATTTTTGATAAAGAAGGGCTCATTATTTCTGTAGCTCAAAAAGAATTTACACAAATATTTCCGGAATCGGGTTGGGTGGAGCATGATGCCAATGAGATCTGGTCCACTCAAATGGGTGTAGCAGCAGAGGCGGTGACAAAGGCAGGATTAACCATTCAGCAAATCGCAGCTATCGGCATCACCAATCAACGGGAAACCACCGTTGTGTGGGACAAAACCACCGGACAACCTGTTTGTAATGCAATCGTTTGGCAAGACAGACGTACGGCTGATTTCTGCGATCAACTTAAAAATGAAGGAAAATCAGACACTATCAAGGAAAAAACCGGATTGATTATTGACGCTTATTTCAGTGCCAGTAAATTGAAATGGATTCTGGATCATATGGAAGGCGTACGTCAAAAAGCAGAGAAAGGTGAAATATGTTTTGGCACCATAGATAGTTGGCTCGTGTGGAAACTTACGAATGGACAAGTACATGTAACAGATGTCAGTAATGCATCCAGAACCATGCTTTGTAATATTCATACCTTGGAGTGGGACTCAGAATTACTCGAAATGTTTGATATTCCGGAATCAGTACTTCCACAAATCAGGAGTAGCAGCGAAATATACGGTTATACACAAAACATCCTTACCTCTGTCAATATTCCCATAGCAGGGATAGCAGGCGATCAGCAGTCCGCTCTTTTCGGTCAGATGTGTATCAGAGATGGAATGGTCAAAAACACATACGGTACCGGATGTTTTATGCTGATGCACACCGGCACAAAAGCTGTACCCAGTCAGAATCAATTGCTGACTACGGTAGCTTGGCAGATTAATGGTGTCACCGAGTATGCTCTGGAAGGTAGTGTTTTTATAGCCGGAGCGGTAGTGCAATGGCTGAGAGACGGACTTAAAATCATCAGAACTTCCGGCGATATCGAAAGACTGGCAGCTGAAGTGACTGATAACGGAGGTATATATGTTGTTCCGGCATTTACAGGATTGGGTGCACCGTATTGGAATCAGTATGCAAAAGGAACCATAACAGGCATTACGCGTAGTACAACATCCGGTCATATCGCAAGAGCAGCGCTTGAAAGTATTGCTTATCAAACGAAGGATGTCTTAAAAGCGATGGAAGCAGATTCGGGAATTGCGATCAGGGAACTTCGGGTAGATGGCGGTGCGACGGTCAATGATTTTCTGATGCAGTTTCAGAGTGATATTCTTAATTGTAAGGTGAATAGACCAATGACTACAGAAACTACCGCTCTGGGAGCAGCTTATCTGGCAGGATTGGCCATTGGATTCTGGGACAGCAGAGAAAACATTCTTAACCAATGGAAATCTGAAAGAATTTTTACACCTGATATTACAGAAAATCAAAGAAAAGAGTTGGATAAAGGTTGGCATAATGCGGTACGTGCAGCTCTTTATATGACAGAAACAGACTAA
- a CDS encoding glycerol-3-phosphate dehydrogenase/oxidase, whose product MQRDKLLKNLETDKVWDIVIIGGGATGLGAALDASNRGYKTLLIEQSDFGKGTSSKSTKLIHGGVRYLEQGNLRLVKEALEERGHLLKNAASCTSTVDLILPVYSISRLIYYYLGLKIYELLSGKLAIGKTRILSKTSVVKHFPNIKTDGLIGGVLYQDGQFNDSKLCIRIARTAVQEGATILNYTRCTGFGYENGKINTIRFTDDINKKDYEVHTKTVINASGAFADTILKMDNSDHQNLVSPSLGIHLVVDKNIGIGHFGLLIPKTTDGRVLFAIPWMNKVIIGTTDTTLNKISYDPVIPKDDVEFIIKNINQYLQFPVSEKDVKSVFAGIRPLVKGAKNDKTSSLPRDHTIIISESGLISIIGGKWTTYRKMAEDVVDTAAKRGRLKSVSCKTRSLRIDSQYDDLEIVKTDEFNKKIHPEYPYTWYDVKYACMNEMAMTPDDVLSRRLRLLFQDSAAAIACSDEVAMFMQKEMNHSDEWRKTQNQDFLKTAYKYLINT is encoded by the coding sequence ATGCAACGAGACAAATTACTCAAAAATCTTGAAACTGATAAAGTTTGGGACATTGTCATCATTGGTGGTGGTGCTACAGGATTGGGGGCAGCACTTGATGCGTCAAACAGAGGATATAAAACGTTGCTTATTGAGCAATCAGACTTTGGAAAAGGGACTTCCAGCAAATCCACCAAACTAATCCATGGAGGCGTCAGATATCTGGAACAAGGCAACTTACGATTAGTAAAAGAAGCATTGGAAGAAAGGGGACATTTACTGAAAAATGCAGCTTCCTGTACTTCAACGGTAGATTTGATATTACCGGTATATTCGATAAGCCGATTGATTTATTATTATCTGGGATTGAAAATATATGAATTGCTATCCGGAAAACTGGCTATCGGAAAAACCAGAATATTGTCCAAAACTTCGGTGGTGAAACATTTTCCAAATATCAAAACAGATGGTCTTATTGGAGGAGTATTATATCAAGACGGTCAATTTAATGACAGTAAATTATGCATTCGGATAGCGAGAACTGCTGTTCAGGAAGGTGCTACCATCTTAAATTATACCAGATGTACAGGCTTTGGTTATGAGAATGGAAAAATAAACACCATCAGATTTACGGACGATATTAATAAGAAAGATTATGAAGTTCACACAAAAACAGTCATCAATGCATCAGGAGCCTTTGCAGATACCATTCTAAAAATGGATAATTCTGACCATCAAAATTTAGTATCGCCTTCCTTAGGCATTCATTTGGTGGTGGATAAAAATATCGGTATCGGCCACTTTGGCCTTTTGATCCCCAAGACGACGGATGGAAGGGTACTGTTTGCAATACCCTGGATGAATAAAGTTATCATCGGTACTACAGATACTACTTTAAACAAAATAAGTTACGACCCTGTAATTCCTAAAGATGATGTCGAATTTATCATTAAAAATATCAATCAATATCTTCAGTTCCCTGTTTCTGAAAAAGATGTAAAGTCCGTTTTTGCAGGAATCAGACCTTTGGTTAAAGGTGCAAAAAATGATAAAACATCATCACTGCCCCGAGATCACACCATTATTATTTCAGAAAGTGGGTTGATTTCTATCATCGGTGGAAAATGGACCACCTACCGCAAAATGGCAGAGGACGTTGTTGATACGGCTGCTAAACGTGGAAGACTAAAATCAGTAAGTTGTAAAACAAGATCTCTCAGAATTGATAGTCAATATGATGATCTTGAAATTGTAAAAACAGATGAATTTAATAAAAAAATTCATCCTGAATATCCATACACCTGGTATGATGTGAAATATGCCTGTATGAATGAAATGGCTATGACACCGGATGACGTATTGTCCCGCCGGCTGAGACTGCTATTTCAGGATTCAGCAGCAGCAATAGCATGTTCGGACGAAGTAGCTATGTTTATGCAAAAGGAAATGAATCATTCAGATGAATGGCGGAAGACACAAAATCAGGATTTTCTAAAAACAGCCTATAAATATCTAATAAATACATAA
- a CDS encoding aquaporin family protein, with product MNPLISEIIGTSILILLGNGVVANVVLKDTKGNSGGWIVITFGWAIGVFVAVYVAGPFSGAHINPIITLALAVIGKFPWGEVIPYILAQVTGAMIGSLMVWISYKKHYDITENPGLIEATFCTAPAISDRKYNFITESIGTFILVIGVLYIVSPSNSLGSLDALPVSLLVLGIGLSLGGPTGYAINPARDLGPRIMHSILPIPHKGKTDWKYALIPIAGPITGSLLASGFFMLLSS from the coding sequence ATGAATCCATTAATCAGTGAAATCATCGGAACCTCTATTCTGATTTTATTAGGAAACGGTGTAGTCGCAAATGTAGTATTGAAAGACACCAAAGGAAATAGCGGTGGTTGGATTGTCATCACTTTTGGGTGGGCCATCGGTGTATTTGTTGCAGTATATGTTGCTGGTCCGTTCAGTGGGGCTCATATAAATCCGATAATAACCCTGGCACTTGCCGTGATAGGAAAATTTCCATGGGGAGAAGTAATTCCTTATATTTTAGCTCAAGTGACCGGTGCGATGATAGGATCATTGATGGTTTGGATTTCTTATAAAAAGCACTACGACATTACAGAAAATCCCGGTCTCATCGAAGCTACATTTTGCACTGCTCCGGCGATCTCTGACAGAAAATATAATTTTATTACGGAATCAATCGGTACATTCATTTTGGTGATTGGCGTTTTGTATATCGTTTCACCTTCCAATAGTTTGGGTTCATTAGATGCCTTACCTGTTTCGTTATTGGTGCTCGGCATCGGTCTTAGCCTCGGTGGACCAACTGGCTATGCTATTAATCCGGCCAGAGATTTAGGTCCCAGAATAATGCATTCTATTTTACCAATACCTCATAAAGGTAAAACTGACTGGAAATATGCTTTGATTCCAATAGCAGGCCCGATTACAGGAAGTCTTTTAGCATCAGGGTTTTTTATGTTATTAAGCAGTTGA
- a CDS encoding tetratricopeptide repeat protein — MNNVLILLVFTIFLSAALSVAGQVSAKEKLQSTQDSIQKYIYSNPDQAMSYAFRYDSIAKNQDSIKYKGKGKNFLGMMYYIKGDVENAIENYLLSQEIFEKLGDKWFVSMLHNNIGAAYQIRKQPLETIQYYEKALDGFTELKDTLWMANLLNNISIQKGELGQYNDELAFKNRALEIYYKINDSEMIMLTKGNLVDSYFKLGEYDKAEMLAKEFLNSPFSETNQALSSSVHLAYSYSLLKKNQIEQSLSQALKAGSIATDLGLHEHQIKVHKHLAEIYAEKRDYKNAYLQFQSFYHFQDSLFNQQKDKTINELLVKYETGKKEGQIDLLTTQNELKDLKIKKASAQRWGMGFAILALGLIAFFAFRLQRLKTAANIELENKNRIITKALDEKNILLREIHHRVKNNLQVISSLLKLQSQYIEDENAVKAIADGRNRVHSMAILHQNLYQEDNITGVDMQQYFTGLIEGLFDAYNISSDSIGLETNIQNLRLDIDTVIPLGLIANELVSNALKHAFENVENALLEVKLWEEDGHLFFEVKDNGIGYNAAHTAEFKKSFGQKLIRSLSDKLEADIEIISDKGTDVILKIKDYKKAA, encoded by the coding sequence ATGAATAATGTCTTGATTTTATTAGTTTTTACCATTTTTCTTTCTGCTGCATTATCTGTTGCAGGTCAGGTAAGTGCCAAAGAAAAATTACAAAGCACACAGGATAGTATTCAAAAGTACATCTATAGTAATCCGGATCAGGCTATGTCATACGCTTTCAGGTATGATAGTATAGCCAAAAATCAGGATAGTATAAAATATAAAGGAAAAGGCAAAAATTTTCTGGGCATGATGTATTACATCAAAGGAGACGTTGAAAATGCGATTGAAAACTATCTTTTGAGCCAGGAAATTTTTGAAAAACTGGGAGATAAATGGTTTGTTTCAATGCTCCATAACAACATTGGAGCCGCATACCAGATTCGTAAGCAACCATTAGAAACAATTCAATATTATGAAAAAGCATTGGATGGTTTTACAGAATTAAAGGATACACTTTGGATGGCTAATCTGCTCAATAATATTTCCATACAAAAAGGCGAACTAGGTCAATATAATGATGAACTTGCTTTTAAAAACAGAGCATTAGAAATTTATTACAAAATAAATGATTCGGAAATGATTATGCTCACTAAAGGTAATCTGGTGGACAGCTATTTCAAATTGGGTGAATATGACAAGGCAGAAATGCTGGCAAAAGAATTTTTAAATAGTCCTTTTTCTGAAACAAATCAGGCGCTAAGTAGCTCTGTTCATTTAGCATATTCTTATTCTCTGCTCAAAAAGAATCAGATTGAACAATCTCTGTCACAGGCATTAAAAGCAGGGTCGATTGCAACAGATCTTGGATTGCATGAACATCAGATAAAAGTGCATAAACACCTTGCTGAAATATATGCTGAAAAGAGGGATTATAAAAATGCATATTTGCAATTTCAATCTTTTTATCATTTTCAGGACAGCCTTTTTAATCAGCAAAAAGATAAAACGATCAATGAATTATTAGTAAAATATGAAACAGGTAAAAAAGAAGGTCAAATCGATCTTCTGACCACTCAAAATGAACTGAAAGATCTTAAGATAAAAAAGGCTTCTGCGCAGCGTTGGGGTATGGGCTTTGCAATACTAGCTCTGGGTTTAATTGCCTTTTTTGCTTTTCGTCTTCAACGTCTGAAAACAGCGGCAAATATTGAATTGGAAAATAAAAACAGAATAATCACCAAGGCACTGGACGAAAAAAATATTCTCTTGCGAGAGATTCACCACCGGGTAAAAAACAATCTTCAGGTAATATCCAGTCTCCTTAAACTACAGTCTCAATATATAGAAGATGAAAATGCAGTCAAAGCCATAGCAGATGGTCGGAATCGCGTCCACAGTATGGCGATACTTCATCAGAATTTATATCAGGAAGACAATATCACCGGTGTAGATATGCAGCAGTATTTTACCGGCCTTATTGAAGGACTTTTTGATGCATACAATATCTCTTCTGACAGTATTGGATTGGAAACGAATATACAGAATCTCAGATTAGATATAGATACAGTAATTCCATTGGGACTGATAGCCAATGAATTAGTCAGTAATGCACTCAAACATGCTTTTGAAAATGTAGAAAATGCTTTGCTGGAGGTAAAGTTGTGGGAAGAAGACGGACATTTATTTTTTGAAGTGAAGGACAATGGAATAGGTTATAATGCTGCACATACTGCTGAATTTAAAAAGAGTTTTGGCCAGAAACTGATACGCTCACTTTCAGACAAACTGGAAGCAGACATAGAAATTATTTCGGATAAAGGCACGGATGTGATTCTGAAAATTAAAGACTATAAAAAAGCAGCCTAA
- a CDS encoding response regulator transcription factor — protein sequence MSLRILIVEDEPIIAADIESSLMQHDYDIAGIAYSANQALDMLVNRYPDLVLLDIALKGDKDGIQIAEIIREKFQIPFIYLTSFSDRLTLERAKPTMPYGYIVKPFKDKDLLTTIEIGMYRYASDNNTAHLIKETIEQKNNLQLTKMEYNIILKIWEGMSNKSIAEELFISVNTVKTHVKNIFEKFDVRSRNELIVLLR from the coding sequence ATGTCACTCAGAATCCTCATTGTAGAAGACGAACCAATCATCGCCGCAGACATAGAGTCGTCTTTAATGCAACACGATTATGATATTGCTGGTATTGCATATTCGGCTAATCAGGCTCTCGACATGCTGGTAAACAGATATCCGGATCTTGTACTTTTAGACATAGCTTTAAAAGGTGATAAGGATGGTATCCAAATTGCAGAAATCATCAGAGAAAAATTTCAGATTCCTTTTATTTACCTGACATCTTTCAGTGATCGGCTTACACTCGAGCGGGCTAAACCCACCATGCCATATGGATATATTGTCAAACCTTTCAAGGACAAAGACTTGCTCACTACCATTGAAATTGGAATGTACCGATACGCATCAGACAACAATACGGCCCATCTGATAAAAGAAACAATAGAACAAAAAAACAATCTTCAGTTGACAAAAATGGAATATAATATCATTCTTAAAATATGGGAAGGCATGTCCAATAAAAGTATCGCCGAAGAATTGTTTATTTCTGTCAATACTGTCAAAACGCACGTTAAAAATATTTTTGAAAAATTTGATGTACGTAGCCGAAATGAACTGATCGTCCTGCTGAGGTAA
- a CDS encoding T9SS type A sorting domain-containing protein, translating into MYRILLFTCTFFLLPVFASTQNCLPGGITFTVQSQIDQFQTLNPGCKVIEGDVTILGSSIKNLDGLSAIEEIVGSLSITSCDSLEDISGLSNLNKVGDFFRLQNNNSLLSLEGLSALKQVKQYFYIASNIRLKSLTGLNGLDTVGNIFQIWNLDSLSDFSGLDSLRFVGGDFAIFRNNSLTSVSDLPKLEHIKDGLRIYENDLLESIVGFDHSVQIDGAIVINDNPLLSNCAVESICSYLKDPSSFTVFNNNNSGCNSVAEVTAACISSSDDETNFSTINLYPNPVSETLNIQFENSNHTAVELSVRDISGKILLFRDIFEKYATIDFSCLSSGIYFVNLNSNHQTIISKVVKL; encoded by the coding sequence ATGTACAGAATTTTACTTTTCACATGCACATTTTTCTTACTGCCGGTTTTTGCATCAACACAAAATTGTTTGCCGGGCGGTATTACTTTTACAGTTCAATCTCAGATCGATCAGTTTCAGACATTAAACCCCGGTTGTAAAGTTATCGAAGGCGATGTAACTATTCTCGGATCTTCTATTAAAAATCTGGACGGATTATCTGCTATTGAAGAAATAGTCGGCTCACTCTCAATTACTTCCTGTGATAGTTTGGAAGATATTTCAGGATTAAGTAATCTCAATAAAGTCGGTGACTTTTTCCGGTTGCAAAACAATAACAGCCTTCTTTCTCTGGAAGGTCTATCTGCCTTAAAACAAGTCAAACAATATTTCTACATAGCATCCAACATTCGTTTGAAATCCCTGACAGGCCTAAATGGATTAGATACCGTCGGAAATATATTTCAGATCTGGAACCTGGATTCATTATCAGATTTCTCAGGCTTGGATAGCCTACGTTTTGTAGGAGGTGATTTTGCAATATTCAGGAATAATAGTCTGACTTCAGTAAGCGACCTCCCAAAACTGGAACATATTAAGGATGGTCTTCGTATATATGAAAATGACTTACTGGAAAGTATAGTAGGTTTTGACCATTCCGTTCAGATAGATGGAGCAATTGTTATCAATGATAATCCTTTGTTGTCAAATTGTGCTGTAGAATCTATATGCAGCTATCTGAAAGATCCTTCTTCTTTTACTGTATTCAATAATAATAATTCCGGATGTAACAGTGTCGCTGAGGTGACGGCTGCGTGTATTTCATCCTCTGACGACGAAACAAATTTTTCAACTATTAATTTGTACCCAAATCCTGTATCAGAAACTTTAAATATCCAATTTGAGAACAGCAACCACACTGCTGTTGAACTTTCTGTACGGGATATATCAGGTAAAATATTACTCTTCAGAGATATTTTTGAGAAATACGCAACGATTGATTTTTCATGTTTGTCTTCAGGTATTTATTTTGTAAATCTGAATAGCAACCACCAAACAATCATTTCAAAAGTTGTGAAACTTTAA